One part of the bacterium genome encodes these proteins:
- the amrS gene encoding AmmeMemoRadiSam system radical SAM enzyme: protein MEKARYWKEIENKKVQCQLCNHFCIIEPDKTGKCGVRLNKNGVLYSLVYGEIIAENVDPIEKKPFYHFFPGSFSFSIATCGCNFFCPFCQNSEISHPPKEGRIFTIRKRKPEEVVKLAKSHNCISISYTYTEPTVFGEFAFDVCKIAKEEGIYNNFVTNGYMSKDFLKDISEFLDAANVDLKGDEDFYKKLPQANQKYVVENIELMRKLNIWVEVTTLLIPEYNDSENQIRDIAKKIKNIDRRIPWHISRFFPAYKMSDHYPTEIEKIRKAREIGFEEGLLYVYTGNIIGDEGENTYCPECKNLLIERYGYKIIKNEIKDRRCKFCRKEIDGLFKFKN from the coding sequence ATGGAAAAGGCAAGATACTGGAAAGAGATTGAAAACAAGAAAGTTCAGTGTCAATTGTGTAATCATTTCTGTATAATTGAACCTGATAAAACAGGAAAATGTGGAGTGAGATTAAATAAAAATGGAGTTTTATATTCTCTTGTTTATGGCGAAATTATTGCAGAAAATGTAGACCCGATTGAAAAGAAACCTTTTTACCATTTTTTTCCCGGGAGTTTTTCATTTTCAATTGCTACTTGTGGTTGTAACTTCTTCTGTCCTTTCTGTCAGAATAGTGAAATATCCCATCCTCCCAAAGAAGGAAGAATTTTTACCATAAGAAAAAGAAAACCTGAAGAAGTTGTTAAACTTGCAAAATCACATAATTGTATTTCAATTTCTTACACTTATACAGAACCAACTGTTTTTGGGGAGTTTGCTTTTGATGTATGTAAAATTGCAAAAGAAGAAGGAATTTATAATAACTTTGTTACAAATGGATATATGAGTAAAGATTTTTTAAAAGATATTTCTGAGTTTCTTGATGCAGCAAATGTTGATTTGAAAGGGGATGAGGATTTCTATAAAAAATTACCACAGGCAAACCAGAAATATGTTGTTGAAAATATAGAATTAATGAGAAAATTAAATATATGGGTTGAGGTTACTACTTTATTAATACCGGAATACAATGATAGTGAAAATCAAATAAGAGATATTGCAAAAAAAATAAAAAATATTGATAGAAGAATTCCCTGGCATATAAGCAGATTTTTTCCTGCTTATAAAATGTCAGACCATTATCCAACAGAGATTGAAAAAATAAGAAAAGCAAGAGAAATTGGTTTTGAAGAAGGTCTTTTATATGTTTATACAGGAAATATTATTGGTGATGAGGGGGAAAATACTTATTGCCCAGAATGTAAAAATTTGCTAATAGAAAGATATGGGTATAAAATAATAAAAAATGAAATTAAAGATAGAAGGTGTAAGTTTTGTAGAAAAGAAATAGATGGTTTATTTAAATTCAAAAATTAA
- a CDS encoding redox-sensing transcriptional repressor Rex, whose translation MKKYIPEDTIRRLPIYLRNLLNLQKEGKKIVSSKEITFSLNILPEQFRKDLSYFGKFGKRGVGYEVDNLIKVLEKIIGIDKEIKVILVGVGRLGSALIRYKGFSSMNMRIVGAFDNDTSKIGTKIDEIKIMGMEEMDGFLKKEKIKVGIICVPSDKAQKVAEYMVKSGIKGILNFAPISLNLPKNIFVSYVDMASELGSLIFKLKNL comes from the coding sequence ATGAAAAAATATATTCCCGAGGATACAATAAGAAGGTTACCTATTTATTTAAGAAATTTATTAAACCTTCAAAAAGAAGGGAAAAAAATTGTTTCTTCAAAGGAAATTACATTTTCTTTAAATATTCTACCAGAGCAGTTTAGAAAAGACCTCTCATATTTTGGAAAATTTGGAAAGAGAGGAGTAGGATATGAAGTTGACAATTTGATTAAAGTACTTGAGAAAATTATTGGAATTGATAAAGAAATAAAGGTAATCCTTGTTGGTGTTGGAAGATTAGGTTCTGCTCTAATTAGATACAAAGGATTTAGTTCTATGAATATGAGAATAGTAGGTGCTTTTGACAATGATACTTCCAAAATAGGTACAAAGATAGATGAAATAAAGATAATGGGTATGGAAGAAATGGATGGTTTCCTAAAAAAAGAAAAAATTAAAGTTGGTATAATTTGTGTCCCTTCTGACAAAGCACAAAAAGTAGCTGAATATATGGTTAAATCAGGAATTAAAGGTATTTTGAACTTTGCACCTATTTCTCTTAATTTACCAAAAAATATATTTGTTAGTTATGTTGATATGGCTTCAGAACTTGGTTCTTTAATCTTCAAACTTAAAAATCTATAA